The window TAACATACTCATCAAATATTATGGCGTTCAGAAAAAACAAAAAACTAAACAACGACTTCTCTAGAGTCACTATTAGTTTGGCCTCTCCAGAATCTATTCTGGATAGTTCACATGGTGAAGTAACGCAGCCCGAAACAATCAACTACAGAACTTATAAGCCAGAAATGGGAGGTTTGTTTTGTGAGAGGATTTTCGGTCCTGTTAAAGACTGGGAATGTCATTGTGGAAAATATAAGCGCATAAGATATAAAGGTATCATTTGTGACAGATGTGGTGTTGAAGTTACTGAAAAGAAAGTGCGTAGAGAGAGAATGGGCCATATTGAGCTTGTTGTCCCTGTTGCACATATTTGGTATTTCAAATCCCTTCCAAACAAAATTGGATACTTGTTGGGTCTTCCAACAAAAAAACTGGATCAGATTGTTTATTATGAAAGATATGCTGTCGTTCAAGCTGGTATAAAGGCTGAAGACGGAATTCAATATCTTGACTTTTTGACAGAAGACGAGTATTTGGATATCATGGACAAGCTTCCTAAAGAGAACCAAATGATGGATGATGATGATCCGAACAAATTCATCGCGAAGATGGGTGCTGAGGCTATTGAAATGTTGTTGGCAAGATTAGATCTTGATGACCTTTCTTACAGTTTAAGACACCAAGCTGCTACAGATACTTCTCAGCAAAGAAAAGCGGAAGCTTTGAAAAGATTGAAAGTAGTAGAAGCCTTTAGAGATGCAAGAACTAGAATTGAAAACCGCCCTGAATGGATGGTAGTAAGAATGGTTCCTGTTATCCCACCAGAATTAAGACCATTGGTTCCTTTAGATGGTGGTAGATTCGCAACTTCTGATTTAAATGATCTTTACAGAAGGGTTATCATTAGAAATAACCGTCTGAAGAGATTGATAGATATCAAAGCACCTGAGGTGATTCTGAGAAACGAAAAAAGAATGTTGCAGGAAGCTGTGGATTCTTTATTTGATAACTCAAGAAAAGTCAATGCAGTAAGATCTGATGGTAACCGTGCGCTGAAATCTCTTTCTGATATGTTGAAAGGGAAGCAAGGTCGTTTCCGTCAAAACCTACTGGGTAAAAGGGTCGATTATTCTGGTCGTTCTGTTATCGTTGTAGGGCCTGAATTGAAACTTCACGAGTGTGGTTTGCCTAAAAATATGGCAGCAGAGCTTTTCAAACCTTTCATTATTAGAAAATTAATTGAAAGAGGAATTGTTAAGACTGTAAAATCAGCAAAGAAAATTGTAGATAGAAAAGATCCAGTAGTTTGGGATATCCTTGAAAATGTATTGAAAGGACATCCAGTACTTCTTAACAGAGCTCCTACGCTTCACAGATTGGGTATTCAGGCTTTCCAACCAAAATTGATTGAAGGAAAAGCAATCCAATTACACCCATTAGTGTGTACTGCATTCAACGCCGATTTTGATGGTGATCAAATGGCTGTTCACGTTCCATTAGGACATGAAGCTATTTTAGAAGCCTCTACATTGATGCTTTCTTCACACAACATCTTGAACCCTGCCAATGGTGCACCTATTACGGTACCATCACAGGATATGGTTCTTGGTCTTTACTATGTTACCAAAGGTAAGAAGTCAACTTCTGATGAAGTTGTTCTTGGTGAAGGTCAAACTTTCTACGGCGAAGAAGAAGTAATCATCGCAATGAATGAAGGTCGAGTTTCTCAACACGCCTTTATCAAATGTAAAGTAACAGTAAGGGAAGAAAATGGTGAACTGGTTCAGAAAATAATTGAAACTGTAGCAGGTAGATTGATTTTCAATCAATTTGTTCCAGCTGAAGTTGGCTTTGTTAACGAACTATTGACTAAAAAGAAACTTCAGCAAATTATTGCGGAAGTTGTAAAAATCTGTGGTATTGCAAGAACTGCTCAATTCCTTGATGATATCAAGAATTTAGGTTTCCAAATGGCATATACCGGTGGACTTTCTATGGGACTGAATGATGTCATCATTCCAGACGAGAAAGAACCATTGATCAATAAGGCTAAAGAAGAAGTTGACCAAGTTTGGAACAACTATTTGATGGGTCTGATCACAGACAATGAAAGATATAACCAGGTTATTGATATCTGGACAAGAACAAACTCTAATTTGACTAACATCTTGATGCGTCAAATGGAAGAGGATAAGCAAGGATTCAATGCTATCTACATGATGATGCACTCAGGAGCCAGAGGTTCAAGAGAACAAATTCGTCAGTTAGGTGGTATGAGGGGTTTGATGGCTAAGCCACAGAAAAACCTTCAAGGATCTGTAGGTGAGATTATTGAGAACCCAATTCTTTCCAACTTTAAAGAAGGTTTGGATGTATTGGAGTACTTTATCTCCACTCACGGTGCTCGTAAAGGTCTTGCCGATACAGCATTGAAAACTGCAGATGCTGGGTACTTGACAAGAAGACTTGTCGATGTTGCACAGGATATGATTATCTCTGAAGAAGATTGTGGAACGCTAAGAGGTCTTGTTGTTCAACCTTTGAAGGACAACGACGAAATAGTTGAGCCATTATCTGAAAGAATCGTAGGTAGAGTTTCTGTACATGACGTAGTGGATCCAGTAACTGAAGAGATTCTTGTAAGCTCTGGCGAAGAAATTTCTGATGATATTGCTAAGAGAATTGATGAATCTGCTGTTGAGGAAGTTGAGATCAGATCTGTATTGACTTGTGAAACTCGTAGAGGAGTTTGTTCTAAGTGTTACGGAAGAAACTTGACCACTGGAAACATGGTTCAAAATGGTGAGTCTGTGGGTGTGATTGCTGCACAGTCAATCGGTGAGCCAGGTACACAGTTGACATTGAGAACGTTCCACGTTGGTGGTACTGCATCTAACATTTCAGTAGAAGCAAGCATCAATGCCAAGTTTGAAGGTGTAATTGAATTTGAAGAAGAATTGAGATGGATCAATACTACGAATAAAGATGGTGAGGCAATCGCTATTGTAATGGGTAGATCTGGAGAAATCAAAATCAATGATGCTAAAGGTAAGTTACTCGTTTCTAACCACGTGCCTTATGGTGCTATCTTGAATGTAAAAGATGGTCAAAAAATAGGTAAAGGTGAATCTCTTTGTACTTGGGATCCATACAATGCTGTGATCTTGTCAGAGTTTGATGGTGAAATTGAATTTGATGCAATCATTGAAGGTGTTACTTTCAAAGAAGTAGCGGATGATCAGACTGGTTACAGAGAAAAAGTAATTATAGATACTAAAGATAAGACTAAGAACCCTGCTGTAATTGTAAATTATGGTGAGGAGAATAAATCTTACAATATTCCAGTTGGAGCTCATTTAGCTGTTGAAGCAGGTGAAAAAGTAAAAGCTGGTCAAATACTAGTTAAAATACCGAGATCAGTTGGTAAGACTAGAGATATTACCGGTGGTCTACCAAGAGTTACAGAATTATTCGAAGCAAGAAACCCTTCCAATCCGGCAGTAGTTTCTGAAATCGATGGTGTTGTTTCTTATGGTGGTATCAAGAGAGGTAATCGTGAGATCTTCATTGAATCTAAAGATGGTGTAAGAAAAAGATACATGGTATCTCTATCTAAGCATATCTTGGTTCAGGAGAATGACTTTATCAGAGCTGGCGAGCCACTTTCTGATGGAGCAATTACTCCAAATGATATCTTGGCTATCAAAGGTCCAACTGCGGTTCAGGAATATCTAGTAAATGAAATTCAGGAAGTATATAGACTTCAAGGTGTTAAAATCAATGATAAGCACATCGAAGTAATCGTAAGTCAAATGATGCAAAAAGTAGAAATACTTGATGCTGGTGACACAGGATTTCTTCAAAATCAAGTTGTTGATAAATGGGCATTCAGAGAGGAAAATGACAATATTCTAGATAAGAAAGTTGTTATGGAACCTGGTGACTCAAGCACATTGAAAGCAGGTATGATTATTTCTGCAAGAAGATTGAGAGACGAAAACTCAAGTTTGAAGCGTAAAGATCTTAAATTGGTACAGGTGAGAGATGCTGAAACAGCAGTTTCTAGACCAACCTTGCAAGGTATTACAGCAGCATCTTTGGGTACTGAAAGTTTTATCTCAGCAGCATCTTTCCAAGAGACTACCAAAGTCTTGAGTGAGGCAGCTATCAGAGGTAAGCGTGATGAACTTCTCGGACTGAAAGAAAACGTAATCGTTGGTCACTTGATTCCTGCGGGAACAGGTCAGCGTAATTTCAAGGATATCATTGTTGGATCTTTGGATGAATACGAAAGACTTTCTACAGAGAAAGAAAGATCAGTAAAAAAGTCAAAAGAGGTAGTTAAATAACATCTCGAATTATAATTCAATAAAAGGGCCTGTTGAAAAGCAGGCCTTTTTTAATCTAAGCATAAGATGAAAGACGATAAATTAGGCAATCAAGATCAACAGATAAATGTTGAACTTTCTGAAGAAGTGGCAGAAGGCACTTATTCCAATTTAGCTATGATAGCACATTCGAATTCAGAATTTGTGATTGATTTTATAAGACTCATGCCCGGAGTGCCAAAAGCAAAAGTGAAATCAAGAATCATAATGACTCCTGATCATGCGAAAAGATTGCTTGCAGCACTGAAGGATAATATCAATAAGTATGAAAATTCTTTTGGGAAGATACAAGGTGGAGATGAAGGTCCCTCTTTCCCTTTGAATTTCGGAGGGACCCCCGGGGAAGCATAGTAAAAATATAACATCTTAATTTTGTTTGTTTTACCTATTTGTTTACCTTTGCAGTCCAAAATTCACAAGTTTACAAGGAACAAAATAAATTTTATCAGTTAATGCCTACTATACAACAGTTAGTAAGAAAAGGTAGAACTACCCTTGAGACTAAGTCCAAGTCTAGAGCTTTGGACGCATGTCCTCAAAGAAGAGGGGTTTGTACAAGAGTGTACACTACCACGCCTAAAAAGCCTAACTCAGCGATGAGAAAAGTGGCTAGGGTAAGATTGACGAACGGAAAAGAGGTTAACGCCTACATTCCTGGAGAGGGTCACAATTTGCAAGAGCACTCGATCGTATTGATCAGAGGTGGTCGTGTGAAAGATCTTCCAGGTGTACGTTACCACATCATCCGAGGTGCACTAGATACAGCAGGAGTTAAAGACCGTAAGCAAGGTCGTTCCAAGTATGGTGCTAAGCGTCCTAAGGCCGCTAAGAAATAATATTACAAAAACATTTAGAAAAAATGAGAAAAGCGAAACCAAAAAAGAGATATATTCTTCCTGATCCGAAGTTTAATGACACTTTGGTAACAAAGTTTGTTAACTGTCTGATGGTGGATGGTAAGAAGAGTATTGCTTACAGAATTTTCTACGACGCAGTCGAGAAAGTTGAACAAAAAGTAGGTGAGAACGGTCTTGAGGTTTGGAAAAAAGCGCTTAACAATATAACTCCCGCTGTCGAGGTGAAGAGTCGTAGAGTTGGTGGTGCTACTTTCCAGGTCCCAATGGAAGTTAGACCTGAAAGAAAGTTGTCCCTCGGAATTAAGTGGATGATCACTTATGCCAGAAAAAGAGGTGAGAAGACCATGATGGATAGATTAGCTGGAGAAATCATCTCTGCCGCAAAAGGCGAAGGTGCTGCTGTGAAGAAGAAAGATGATACCCATAGAATGGCGGAAGCAAATAAAGCATTCTCACACTTTAGATTTTAATTGAAATGGCAAGAGACTTAAAATTTACAAGAAACATTGGAATCGCTGCACACATCGATGCAGGTAAGACTACTACAACTGAACGTATCCTTTTTTATTCTGGTGTTAGCCATAAGATAGGTGAGGTTCACGATGGAGCGGCTACCATGGACTGGATGGCACAAGAGCAAGAAAGAGGTATTACTATCACATCTGCTGCGACTACTGTTTTTTGGAATTATAGAGACAACAAGTACCAAATCAACATCATCGATACTCCTGGACACGTGGATTTTACCGTAGAGGTAAACCGTTCCCTTAGAATTTTGGATGGGTTGGTATTCCTTTTTAGTGCAGTTGATGGTGTTGAGCCTCAGTCTGAGACTAACTGGAGATTAGCTGATAATTACAAAGTAGCTCGTATTGGATTCGTTAATAAAATGGACCGTGCTGGCGCTAACTTCCTTGAAGTTTGTAAGCAAGTAAAAGAAATGTTGGGTAGTCATGCAGTTCCATTGCAGTTACCTATCGGTGCAGAAGACAAATTTCGAGGAGTTGTTGATTTGATCAACAACAGAGCAATCGTTTGGAATGAAGACGATTTCGGTATGACATTCGAAGAAGTTCCGATTCCAGAAGACATGAAGGAAGAAGTGGTTCAATATAGAGAATATCTTTTAGAGTCAGTTGCAGAATTCGACGAGTCTTTAATGGAAAAATTCTTTGAAGATTCGAATTCTATTACAGAAGCAGAAATCCTTAACGCACTTCGTCAAGCTACTATCGCAATGAAAGTAGTTCCTATGGTTTGTGGTTCATCTTTCAAAAACAAAGGTGTACAAACTATGCTGGACTTGGTAATGGAATTATTACCTTCTCCTTTAGACAAGGATGACATCATTGGTCATGCTTTGGAAGATGAAGAAAAAGAAGTGAAAATCGCACCAGATGAAAGTGAACCATTTACTGGTCTTGCATTCAAAATCGCTACAGATCCATTTGTAGGTAGGCTTTGTTTCGTAAGAGCATATTCTGGAGTCTTGGAATCAGGATCTTACGTTTTCAATAGCCGTTCTGGAAATAAAGAGCGTATTTCCAGAGTATTCCAAATGCATGCAAACAAGCAGAATCAGATTCCAAGATTGGTAGCCGGTGATATTGGAGCTGTAGTTGGTTTTAAGGATATTAAGACAGGTGATACACTTTGTGATGAAAAGCGTAAGGTGGTTCTTGAGTCTATGATTTTCCCAGAGCCAGTTATTGGTTATGCTATTGAGCCTAAAACTCAAGCTGATGTAGACAAACTAGGTATGGCTATCGCAAAGCTTGTAGAAGAAGATCCTACTCTTGTAGTAAATACTGATCACGAAACTGGTCAGACAATCTTGAGAGGTATGGGAGAACTTCATTTGGATATCATCATTGACCGACTGAAGAGGGAATTTAAGGTTGAAATTAATCAAGGTGCTCCTCAAGTAGCTTATAAAGAAGCTTTATTTGGTTCAGTTGAACATAAAGAAGTTTACAAAAAACAATCAGGTGGTAAAGGTAAATTCGCGGATATTGTATTCGAGCTTGGTCCTAAAGATCCTGATCCTGAGACAAATGAAATCAAAGCAGGTTTAGACTTTGTAAATGGTATCGTTGGGGGTGTTATTCCAAAGGAATTTATTCCAGCCATTCAGAAGGGATTTGCTGAGTCTATGAAAAATGGACCTTTAGCAGGTTATCCTGTAGAGTCAATGAAAGTTAGATTGTTTCACGGTTCTTTCCATGATGTCGATTCAGATGCATTATCTTTTGAGTTGGCTGCAAGAATAGGATTTAAGGAAGCAGCTAAAAAGTGTAAACCAGCCTTGTTGGAACCAATTATGGCGGTGGATGTAGTAACTCCAGATGAATATACTGGACCTATTACTGGTGATTTGAATAGAAGAAGAGGATTGATGAAAGGTATGGATACGAAAGGTACTTCTACTGTAGTCAAAGCAAGTGTACCTCTTTCGGAGTTGTTTGGTTATGTTACTGATTTGAGAACAATCACTTCAGGTAGAGCAACAGCTTCATTGACCTTCTCACATTATGAGCCTGTACCTAACAATATCGCAGAAACTGTGATTGCAAAGGTTAAAGGTGAAAAAGCCTAAATTCTAAGCAAAAATGAATCAGAAAATCAGAATAAAATTAAAATCATATGATCATAGCCTGGTGGATAAGTCATCAGAGAAGATCGTGAAAGCTGTGAAAGCAACTGGAGCAATTGTAGTAGGGCCTATTCCTTTGCCAACTAAAAAGGAAAAGTTTACTGTATTGAAATCTCCACACGTAAACAAAAAAGCTAGAGATCAATTCCAACTTTGTACTTACAAGAGATTGGTTGATATCTACAGCAATAGCTCTAAAACTGTTGATGCTTTGATGAAAATAGAACTTCCTAGTGGAGTTGATGTAGAGATCAAAGTCTGACAAAATAAATAAGACAAATTGAAAACCTGTCCGTCTTGACGGATGGGTTTTTCTTTTGCCTTTATCAAAGATTAGATGTTTGTTACTTAAAAAGCTAAAATAAGTTTCATTTTACCAAACATTTTTTCGTAAATAATTGAAAATATTAAAGTTGGGGTTTGCAAGGTGGAATTAAATTCCTAACTTTGCAGTCCTTTAAAAAAGGCACTTACGTGAATTCGTTTGTGTGTAATTATATTATATATCAGAAGATGTCTGGAATAATAGGTAGAAAAGTAGGAATGACTAGCATTTTTAGTGCCGATGGACGTAACGTCGCATGCACGCTAATAGAAGCTGGTCCTTGCGTAGTGACGCAAGTAAAAAATTTAGAAACAGACGGGTACAACGCTGTTCAGTTGGCTTACGGTGAGCGAAAGGAGAAAAACACTCCAAAGCCACTTATCGGACACTTTAAAAAGGCCGGTACAACTCCGAAACAGAAAGTTGTTGAATTCAGAGACTTTAGGGTCGAATTCGAAGGTCAGGTTGATCTTGGAAAAACTGTAGAAGCAGGCCAAGTATTTATAGAAGGTGACTTCGTAGATGCTATTGGTACTTCAAAAGGTAAAGGTTTCCAAGGTGTAGTTAAGCGTCATGGTTTTGCGGGTGTGGGTGGACAAACACACGGACAGCATAACAGAGGTAGACACCCTGGCTCCATTGGTGCATGTTCTTGGCCATCGAGAGTATTCAAAGGCATGAGAATGGCAGGTAGAACTGGTGGTGATAGAGTTAAAGTTATCAACTTGAAAGTGTTGAAGATTTACGCGGAGAAAAACTTGCTATTAGTAAGTGGTTCTGTCCCTGGTCCAAAAAATTCTTTCGTTATCCTAGAGAAGTAAGACAATGGAATTAGCAGTATTAAAACATAACGGCGAAGAGACAGGTAGAAAAGTAACGCTTTCAGAAGAGATTTTTGGTGTTGAGCCAAATGATCACGCTATCTACCTTGATGTTAAACAGTTTTTGGCAAACCAAAGACAAGGTACACATAAATCAAAAGAGAGAAATGAAATTGCTGGATCTACTAAGAAGATCAAAAAGCAGAAAGGTACTGGCGGAGCAAGAGCCGGATCCATCAAATCTCCAGTGTTTAGAGGAGGAGGAAGAATTTTTGGTCCAAGACCAAGAAGTTATTCTTTCAAACTGAACAGAAAATTGAAGCAAGTGGCAAGAAAGTCTGCTTTAACTTATAAAGTAAGAGAAAATAGCCTAATGATTTTGGAAAATGTTTCATTTGATTCTCCAAGGACAAAGGATTACATAGCATTCTTGAATGGACTTTCTTTGACAGATAAGAAGACACTTTTGGTTCTTCCTGAAGACAACAAAAATGTTTATCTATCAAGCAGAAATTTACCTAAAGCTAAGGTTGTTTCAGTAAATGATGTAAACACTTACGAACTACTTAACGCAGACAGTTTGATGTTGTGCGAAGGATCAGTAGGTATTTTAGAAACCCTATTATTGAAGTAAGACAATGGAAATACTTAAAAAACCTTTGATTACGGAAAAGATTTCTGCGATGAACGAGAATGGTGTTTATGGATTCATAGTTGAAAAAACTGCGAAGAAGCCAGAAATCAAAAGAGCCGTAGAGAAAATGTATGGTGTAAAAGTAGTGGATGTAAGAACCATGCGATATGCAGGTAAATCAAAAACTAGATACACGAAAGCTAAAGTTGTAAGTGGGTTTACCAATGCCTTCAAAAAAGCGATTGTACAAGTTGCTGAAGGAGAGGTAATCGATTTTTACGGAGAAATTTAATTGAATCAAAATCATGGCAGTTAAAAAATTAAAGCCTGTAACCCCAGGAACCAGATTTAGAGTCGCTCCTGCATTTGATGAAATTACAGCATCAAAGCCAGAGAAATCTTTATTGGCTCCTTTGAAGAAGTCAGGCGGTAGAAATAATGTAGGTAAAATGACCT is drawn from Belliella baltica DSM 15883 and contains these coding sequences:
- the rpoC gene encoding DNA-directed RNA polymerase subunit beta'; the encoded protein is MAFRKNKKLNNDFSRVTISLASPESILDSSHGEVTQPETINYRTYKPEMGGLFCERIFGPVKDWECHCGKYKRIRYKGIICDRCGVEVTEKKVRRERMGHIELVVPVAHIWYFKSLPNKIGYLLGLPTKKLDQIVYYERYAVVQAGIKAEDGIQYLDFLTEDEYLDIMDKLPKENQMMDDDDPNKFIAKMGAEAIEMLLARLDLDDLSYSLRHQAATDTSQQRKAEALKRLKVVEAFRDARTRIENRPEWMVVRMVPVIPPELRPLVPLDGGRFATSDLNDLYRRVIIRNNRLKRLIDIKAPEVILRNEKRMLQEAVDSLFDNSRKVNAVRSDGNRALKSLSDMLKGKQGRFRQNLLGKRVDYSGRSVIVVGPELKLHECGLPKNMAAELFKPFIIRKLIERGIVKTVKSAKKIVDRKDPVVWDILENVLKGHPVLLNRAPTLHRLGIQAFQPKLIEGKAIQLHPLVCTAFNADFDGDQMAVHVPLGHEAILEASTLMLSSHNILNPANGAPITVPSQDMVLGLYYVTKGKKSTSDEVVLGEGQTFYGEEEVIIAMNEGRVSQHAFIKCKVTVREENGELVQKIIETVAGRLIFNQFVPAEVGFVNELLTKKKLQQIIAEVVKICGIARTAQFLDDIKNLGFQMAYTGGLSMGLNDVIIPDEKEPLINKAKEEVDQVWNNYLMGLITDNERYNQVIDIWTRTNSNLTNILMRQMEEDKQGFNAIYMMMHSGARGSREQIRQLGGMRGLMAKPQKNLQGSVGEIIENPILSNFKEGLDVLEYFISTHGARKGLADTALKTADAGYLTRRLVDVAQDMIISEEDCGTLRGLVVQPLKDNDEIVEPLSERIVGRVSVHDVVDPVTEEILVSSGEEISDDIAKRIDESAVEEVEIRSVLTCETRRGVCSKCYGRNLTTGNMVQNGESVGVIAAQSIGEPGTQLTLRTFHVGGTASNISVEASINAKFEGVIEFEEELRWINTTNKDGEAIAIVMGRSGEIKINDAKGKLLVSNHVPYGAILNVKDGQKIGKGESLCTWDPYNAVILSEFDGEIEFDAIIEGVTFKEVADDQTGYREKVIIDTKDKTKNPAVIVNYGEENKSYNIPVGAHLAVEAGEKVKAGQILVKIPRSVGKTRDITGGLPRVTELFEARNPSNPAVVSEIDGVVSYGGIKRGNREIFIESKDGVRKRYMVSLSKHILVQENDFIRAGEPLSDGAITPNDILAIKGPTAVQEYLVNEIQEVYRLQGVKINDKHIEVIVSQMMQKVEILDAGDTGFLQNQVVDKWAFREENDNILDKKVVMEPGDSSTLKAGMIISARRLRDENSSLKRKDLKLVQVRDAETAVSRPTLQGITAASLGTESFISAASFQETTKVLSEAAIRGKRDELLGLKENVIVGHLIPAGTGQRNFKDIIVGSLDEYERLSTEKERSVKKSKEVVK
- a CDS encoding DUF3467 domain-containing protein, which codes for MKDDKLGNQDQQINVELSEEVAEGTYSNLAMIAHSNSEFVIDFIRLMPGVPKAKVKSRIIMTPDHAKRLLAALKDNINKYENSFGKIQGGDEGPSFPLNFGGTPGEA
- the rpsL gene encoding 30S ribosomal protein S12 — protein: MPTIQQLVRKGRTTLETKSKSRALDACPQRRGVCTRVYTTTPKKPNSAMRKVARVRLTNGKEVNAYIPGEGHNLQEHSIVLIRGGRVKDLPGVRYHIIRGALDTAGVKDRKQGRSKYGAKRPKAAKK
- the rpsG gene encoding 30S ribosomal protein S7, which translates into the protein MRKAKPKKRYILPDPKFNDTLVTKFVNCLMVDGKKSIAYRIFYDAVEKVEQKVGENGLEVWKKALNNITPAVEVKSRRVGGATFQVPMEVRPERKLSLGIKWMITYARKRGEKTMMDRLAGEIISAAKGEGAAVKKKDDTHRMAEANKAFSHFRF
- the fusA gene encoding elongation factor G; this translates as MARDLKFTRNIGIAAHIDAGKTTTTERILFYSGVSHKIGEVHDGAATMDWMAQEQERGITITSAATTVFWNYRDNKYQINIIDTPGHVDFTVEVNRSLRILDGLVFLFSAVDGVEPQSETNWRLADNYKVARIGFVNKMDRAGANFLEVCKQVKEMLGSHAVPLQLPIGAEDKFRGVVDLINNRAIVWNEDDFGMTFEEVPIPEDMKEEVVQYREYLLESVAEFDESLMEKFFEDSNSITEAEILNALRQATIAMKVVPMVCGSSFKNKGVQTMLDLVMELLPSPLDKDDIIGHALEDEEKEVKIAPDESEPFTGLAFKIATDPFVGRLCFVRAYSGVLESGSYVFNSRSGNKERISRVFQMHANKQNQIPRLVAGDIGAVVGFKDIKTGDTLCDEKRKVVLESMIFPEPVIGYAIEPKTQADVDKLGMAIAKLVEEDPTLVVNTDHETGQTILRGMGELHLDIIIDRLKREFKVEINQGAPQVAYKEALFGSVEHKEVYKKQSGGKGKFADIVFELGPKDPDPETNEIKAGLDFVNGIVGGVIPKEFIPAIQKGFAESMKNGPLAGYPVESMKVRLFHGSFHDVDSDALSFELAARIGFKEAAKKCKPALLEPIMAVDVVTPDEYTGPITGDLNRRRGLMKGMDTKGTSTVVKASVPLSELFGYVTDLRTITSGRATASLTFSHYEPVPNNIAETVIAKVKGEKA
- the rpsJ gene encoding 30S ribosomal protein S10, with translation MNQKIRIKLKSYDHSLVDKSSEKIVKAVKATGAIVVGPIPLPTKKEKFTVLKSPHVNKKARDQFQLCTYKRLVDIYSNSSKTVDALMKIELPSGVDVEIKV
- the rplC gene encoding 50S ribosomal protein L3 yields the protein MSGIIGRKVGMTSIFSADGRNVACTLIEAGPCVVTQVKNLETDGYNAVQLAYGERKEKNTPKPLIGHFKKAGTTPKQKVVEFRDFRVEFEGQVDLGKTVEAGQVFIEGDFVDAIGTSKGKGFQGVVKRHGFAGVGGQTHGQHNRGRHPGSIGACSWPSRVFKGMRMAGRTGGDRVKVINLKVLKIYAEKNLLLVSGSVPGPKNSFVILEK
- the rplD gene encoding 50S ribosomal protein L4; the protein is MELAVLKHNGEETGRKVTLSEEIFGVEPNDHAIYLDVKQFLANQRQGTHKSKERNEIAGSTKKIKKQKGTGGARAGSIKSPVFRGGGRIFGPRPRSYSFKLNRKLKQVARKSALTYKVRENSLMILENVSFDSPRTKDYIAFLNGLSLTDKKTLLVLPEDNKNVYLSSRNLPKAKVVSVNDVNTYELLNADSLMLCEGSVGILETLLLK
- the rplW gene encoding 50S ribosomal protein L23; this encodes MEILKKPLITEKISAMNENGVYGFIVEKTAKKPEIKRAVEKMYGVKVVDVRTMRYAGKSKTRYTKAKVVSGFTNAFKKAIVQVAEGEVIDFYGEI